In a single window of the Desulfovibrio mangrovi genome:
- the qrcC gene encoding menaquinone reductase iron-sulfur cluster-binding subunit QrcC: MQAKEFKVKWGMAIDIDKCTGCGACMVACQAENNLSPIEDASNKIKVMNWLVVYELSNKKPFPEHDVAYLPRPCQQCGTPPCVSVCPVIATDKNEEGGIVSQIYPRCIGCRYCMAACPYHARYFNWLDPVWPEGMEKALTPDVSVRPRGVVEKCSFCHHRFMMAKDKAIVEGRDPEALADGEYVTSCTEACPNGAIVFGDLNNPDHQVYELARSKYASRLLERLHADTQVYYISRREWVRRQLDNYLDNEKVKG; this comes from the coding sequence ATGCAAGCAAAAGAATTCAAAGTAAAATGGGGGATGGCAATCGACATCGATAAGTGTACCGGTTGCGGTGCCTGCATGGTTGCATGCCAGGCCGAAAACAACCTGTCGCCCATCGAAGATGCCTCCAACAAGATCAAGGTGATGAACTGGCTGGTGGTTTACGAGCTCAGCAACAAGAAGCCTTTCCCTGAGCACGATGTTGCCTACCTGCCCCGCCCCTGCCAACAGTGCGGTACCCCGCCCTGCGTATCGGTCTGCCCCGTTATCGCAACGGACAAGAACGAAGAAGGCGGCATTGTCAGCCAAATCTACCCCCGCTGCATCGGCTGCCGGTACTGCATGGCTGCGTGCCCCTACCATGCACGCTACTTCAACTGGCTTGACCCCGTGTGGCCCGAAGGCATGGAAAAGGCCCTCACCCCCGACGTATCCGTACGTCCCCGTGGTGTGGTCGAGAAGTGCTCCTTCTGTCACCACCGTTTCATGATGGCCAAGGACAAGGCTATTGTAGAAGGTCGCGATCCCGAGGCTCTGGCCGACGGCGAATACGTGACTTCCTGCACCGAAGCCTGTCCCAACGGTGCCATCGTGTTCGGCGATCTGAACAATCCCGATCATCAGGTATATGAACTGGCACGCTCCAAGTATGCCAGCCGTCTGCTTGAGCGCCTCCATGCCGACACTCAGGTGTACTACATCAGCCGCCGTGAGTGGGTACGTCGCCAGCTCGACAACTACCTGGATAACGAAAAGGTCAAGGGGTAG
- the qrcD gene encoding menaquinone reductase integral membrane subunit QrcD yields MEKNYSLPADHDLFPEGAQRCSLMKFTVWMGLVGVVAVWGLYAAYKVLSTGLGVTALDDYFGFGLWITFDLAVIALGAGAFFTGLLRYILNIDPLKNIINLTVIVGFICYSGAMLILVLDVGQPVRAWFGYWHANVHSMLTEVIFCITCYLIVLIIEYVPLILEQKQLNRIPLLHHIAHNLHVMMPLFAGVGAFLSTFHQGSLGGMYGVLFARPYVFRDGFFVWPWTFFLFVISAVGSGPVFTVLIATLMEKMTGKKLVSWDIKSLMGKIAGSMLFVYLIFKFMDTYGWIAHILPNAGLTYDQNFYGNIYGQWLLWAELGVCGVLPCIILLVPSLRNNPALFYSAAILDCIGVTINRYVFTVQALAMPVMPFDTWETYAPNWAEWGSSALVVAYGAIVLSLSYRYLPVFPQEKKLNATKA; encoded by the coding sequence ATGGAAAAGAACTACTCTCTTCCCGCGGATCATGATCTCTTCCCGGAAGGCGCGCAGCGCTGTTCCCTGATGAAGTTCACGGTCTGGATGGGCTTGGTCGGCGTTGTCGCTGTCTGGGGTCTCTATGCCGCGTATAAGGTGCTCAGCACCGGTCTTGGCGTAACCGCTCTGGACGACTACTTCGGCTTCGGTCTCTGGATCACCTTCGACCTTGCCGTCATCGCCCTTGGCGCTGGTGCCTTCTTCACCGGTCTGCTCAGATACATCCTGAACATCGACCCGTTGAAGAACATCATCAACCTGACGGTTATCGTAGGCTTTATCTGCTACTCGGGCGCCATGCTCATTCTGGTACTCGACGTAGGTCAGCCGGTCCGCGCATGGTTCGGTTACTGGCACGCAAACGTACACTCCATGCTTACAGAAGTTATTTTCTGTATCACGTGTTACCTTATCGTGCTGATCATCGAATACGTACCGCTCATCCTTGAACAGAAGCAGCTGAACCGCATTCCCCTGCTGCATCATATCGCGCACAACCTGCACGTTATGATGCCCCTGTTCGCCGGTGTGGGCGCGTTCCTCTCCACCTTCCACCAGGGTTCTCTCGGCGGCATGTACGGCGTGCTCTTCGCCCGCCCCTATGTCTTCCGTGACGGCTTCTTCGTATGGCCCTGGACCTTCTTCCTGTTCGTTATTTCCGCTGTTGGCTCCGGCCCGGTATTCACCGTGCTGATTGCCACCCTGATGGAAAAGATGACCGGCAAGAAACTGGTAAGCTGGGATATCAAGTCCCTGATGGGTAAGATTGCCGGTTCCATGCTGTTTGTGTACCTGATCTTCAAGTTCATGGACACCTACGGCTGGATCGCACACATCCTTCCCAATGCAGGTCTGACTTACGACCAGAACTTCTATGGCAATATCTACGGCCAGTGGCTGCTGTGGGCTGAACTGGGTGTATGCGGCGTTCTGCCCTGCATCATCCTGCTCGTACCCAGCCTGCGCAACAACCCTGCGCTGTTCTACTCTGCCGCCATTCTGGACTGCATCGGTGTAACCATCAACCGCTACGTCTTCACGGTTCAGGCTCTGGCTATGCCGGTTATGCCTTTCGACACCTGGGAAACGTATGCACCGAACTGGGCGGAATGGGGCTCCAGTGCTCTGGTTGTCGCTTACGGCGCCATCGTACTCTCGCTCTCCTACCGCTACCTGCCGGTATTCCCGCAGGAGAAAAAGCTGAATGCGACCAAGGCATAA
- a CDS encoding flagellar brake protein — translation MQQPLPARIRNIGMKLDIKLGTRMLMSLNGSDGKHGTELIGLNPYEYLILKMPMVPGIRNRMMPGEALTIRYMLQGTIIGFKTHVITQITKPSALVFVEYPDTLEQYELRSYKRLKCLIPAEIHSSHGVQKAAIVDLSAGGCKLCFEVKSSDSIRKLATEEMLVIKANLFAGEDSTLSCICRNVEIDKSTMTVGAAFSGLEDGVAKRLQEYIETVSTFL, via the coding sequence ATGCAGCAGCCGCTGCCCGCGCGTATAAGAAATATCGGGATGAAGCTCGACATCAAGCTCGGCACCAGAATGCTGATGAGCCTGAACGGCTCGGACGGCAAGCACGGTACGGAGCTTATCGGGCTGAATCCTTATGAATACCTGATTCTGAAGATGCCCATGGTTCCCGGTATCCGGAATCGCATGATGCCCGGTGAAGCGCTAACCATACGCTACATGCTGCAGGGCACCATCATCGGGTTCAAGACCCACGTCATCACGCAGATTACCAAGCCGTCGGCTCTGGTGTTCGTTGAATACCCCGATACGCTTGAGCAGTATGAACTGCGTTCATACAAGCGCTTGAAGTGTCTTATTCCTGCCGAGATTCATTCCTCTCACGGAGTGCAGAAGGCCGCCATCGTCGATCTTTCCGCGGGAGGTTGCAAGCTCTGCTTCGAGGTGAAGAGCTCTGATAGCATTCGCAAGCTCGCCACGGAGGAGATGCTGGTCATCAAGGCCAACCTGTTTGCCGGAGAGGATTCCACTTTGTCCTGCATCTGCCGCAATGTGGAGATAGACAAGTCCACTATGACAGTGGGAGCAGCTTTCTCGGGCCTTGAAGATGGCGTTGCAAAACGCCTGCAGGAATATATCGAGACGGTTTCCACCTTCCTGTAG
- the rnhA gene encoding ribonuclease HI, translating to MKQVQIYTDGSCLGNPGPGGWGSILRCNGVEKELSGGFSLTTNNRMEILAVLEGLGALKESCKVDLYTDSQYVRNAVEKKWLVNWQKNGWKTAGKQPVKNKDLWERLVPLLKLHAVQFHWVRGHSGHPENERCDVLARTEAERKGQPEDPGHVA from the coding sequence ATGAAACAAGTTCAGATTTATACGGATGGTTCCTGCCTCGGCAACCCTGGTCCCGGTGGCTGGGGCTCCATTTTGCGCTGCAATGGCGTGGAGAAGGAGTTGTCCGGAGGGTTTTCGCTCACGACCAACAACCGCATGGAGATTCTTGCTGTCCTTGAAGGACTTGGCGCTCTGAAAGAATCCTGCAAGGTTGATCTGTACACGGATTCCCAGTACGTCCGTAACGCGGTTGAGAAGAAATGGCTGGTAAACTGGCAGAAGAATGGTTGGAAGACTGCCGGAAAACAGCCGGTGAAGAACAAGGATTTGTGGGAACGCCTCGTGCCGCTCCTCAAACTGCATGCCGTGCAGTTCCATTGGGTGCGTGGGCACAGCGGGCATCCCGAGAATGAGCGATGCGATGTGCTTGCCCGTACCGAGGCGGAGCGCAAGGGCCAGCCGGAAGATCCCGGACACGTTGCCTGA
- a CDS encoding TPM domain-containing protein: protein MLFRSGGPLIKAESGSELFLRSVLLLSVVALVGVAFWYQIGANLREVNSRGAVWDEANVLSRDQREALRDFAAELKETYGIKLRLQIRKSPVVLPDLDNKTLFIGINPETRQVLIEFPTLLRKALGDEYMYRLQNEHFGPYFEKDQWQQGLAEALTQLWLDMGG from the coding sequence ATGCTGTTTCGCTCAGGCGGACCGCTCATCAAGGCGGAGAGTGGATCGGAGCTATTCCTCCGTTCCGTGCTGCTGCTCTCGGTGGTGGCGTTGGTCGGGGTGGCCTTCTGGTATCAGATTGGGGCCAACCTCCGCGAGGTAAACTCGCGTGGTGCCGTGTGGGACGAGGCCAATGTTCTTTCCAGAGATCAGCGAGAGGCCTTGCGTGACTTTGCCGCTGAGCTCAAGGAAACCTATGGCATCAAGCTGCGTCTTCAGATCCGCAAATCTCCCGTGGTGTTGCCGGATCTGGACAACAAGACGCTGTTCATAGGAATCAATCCCGAGACGCGGCAGGTGCTGATCGAATTCCCCACCTTATTGCGCAAGGCGCTGGGCGATGAGTATATGTACCGGTTGCAGAATGAGCACTTCGGCCCGTATTTCGAAAAGGATCAATGGCAGCAGGGCCTGGCCGAGGCGCTGACGCAGTTGTGGCTGGATATGGGCGGCTAG
- a CDS encoding aldehyde ferredoxin oxidoreductase N-terminal domain-containing protein: MRTDHSYSRVLHVDLETGRSRVLRFGSRAEHLGGSGLAAALYATYGLHEAPALDPRQPLIFAVGPLTGFFPLMSKVVCGFRSPYTGEWAESHAGGRLALSLRFAGYDALMVTGAARGLSALVVGARTVDVHDVNYLRGADVFSAGKYLRRFGKSSSGHRSCIRIGPAGERGVHYACINVDSFRHFGRLGAGSVMGAKNLKGIVVQGDGAFPLPDGNAYAKLMREVYKDITATDKMRKYHDLGTPANLLALNELKALPWNNLQKTYDERIDGVSGETFADKFLLRQTACAGCPVGCIHIGLLRQQFASDHEFLYKQVSYDYESIFSQGTMLGLTNASDVLALLDETEKLGLDCMSSGVALAWVAEAVDKGVLTEAETIVPVRFGEVQGFLDALRHLALGSNEFYRVLGTGTLKAADVYGGSDYACVLGQEMAGYATGEVFFVSQAYGFRHSHLDSGGYSWDQSAKEKDAGKAVDFLVDDEYKRILINSMVSCMFARASYGPERIGECLESVGLPDVAANLGSAGKAMQALRWNLKCRTGFDVHAVRIPKRYTEVVTWKGGIDVGYMDDVRTRYAQAILDMAAAAPVVSGGEEG, translated from the coding sequence ATGCGTACTGATCATTCCTATTCCCGCGTGCTGCATGTGGATCTGGAAACGGGACGCTCCCGCGTTCTGCGCTTTGGCAGCAGGGCCGAGCATCTGGGGGGCAGCGGTCTTGCCGCAGCTCTGTATGCCACCTACGGCCTTCATGAAGCCCCCGCGCTTGACCCGCGTCAGCCCCTGATCTTTGCCGTGGGGCCGCTTACGGGCTTTTTTCCACTTATGAGCAAGGTGGTCTGCGGCTTCCGTTCCCCGTACACGGGCGAGTGGGCAGAGAGCCATGCGGGCGGCAGGCTGGCCCTGTCCCTGCGGTTTGCAGGCTATGACGCGTTGATGGTTACCGGCGCGGCCCGTGGTCTTTCTGCTCTGGTTGTGGGCGCGCGTACCGTGGATGTGCACGATGTGAACTATCTGCGCGGGGCGGATGTATTCTCCGCGGGCAAGTACCTGCGCCGATTCGGCAAAAGCAGTTCCGGACACCGGTCCTGCATCCGCATCGGTCCTGCAGGCGAGCGCGGCGTGCATTACGCCTGCATCAACGTGGATTCCTTCCGTCATTTCGGCAGGCTCGGAGCAGGCTCCGTCATGGGTGCCAAGAATCTCAAGGGCATTGTGGTGCAGGGGGACGGCGCGTTCCCCCTGCCGGATGGAAACGCCTATGCCAAGCTCATGCGCGAGGTCTACAAGGACATCACCGCCACGGACAAGATGCGCAAGTATCACGACCTTGGGACTCCGGCCAACCTGCTGGCCCTGAACGAGCTGAAGGCCCTGCCGTGGAACAACCTGCAGAAGACGTATGACGAGCGCATTGACGGTGTTTCGGGCGAGACTTTTGCCGACAAGTTCTTGCTGCGCCAGACGGCTTGCGCAGGCTGTCCCGTGGGTTGCATTCATATCGGCCTGTTACGGCAGCAGTTCGCCAGCGACCATGAATTCCTCTATAAGCAGGTTTCCTACGATTACGAGTCCATCTTCTCGCAGGGCACCATGCTGGGGCTGACCAATGCCTCCGATGTGCTGGCCCTGCTTGACGAGACCGAAAAGCTGGGGCTGGATTGCATGAGCTCCGGTGTGGCGCTGGCATGGGTGGCAGAGGCCGTGGACAAGGGCGTGCTGACTGAGGCGGAGACCATCGTGCCCGTCCGCTTCGGCGAGGTGCAGGGCTTTCTGGATGCCCTGCGTCATCTTGCATTGGGCAGCAACGAATTCTATCGTGTGCTCGGAACGGGTACGCTCAAGGCGGCGGACGTCTATGGCGGCTCCGATTACGCCTGCGTTCTGGGACAGGAAATGGCAGGCTACGCCACCGGTGAAGTCTTCTTTGTGTCGCAGGCCTACGGATTCCGGCACTCGCATCTCGATTCGGGCGGCTATTCATGGGATCAGAGCGCCAAGGAGAAGGACGCGGGCAAGGCGGTGGACTTCCTCGTGGATGACGAGTACAAGCGCATCCTCATCAACAGCATGGTCTCCTGCATGTTCGCGCGGGCATCGTATGGTCCGGAGCGCATCGGGGAGTGCCTTGAATCGGTGGGGCTGCCGGACGTGGCGGCCAATCTCGGCAGCGCAGGCAAGGCCATGCAGGCCCTGCGCTGGAACCTGAAGTGCCGCACCGGATTTGATGTGCATGCAGTCCGCATCCCCAAGCGCTATACGGAAGTGGTCACATGGAAGGGTGGCATTGACGTTGGCTATATGGATGACGTCCGCACCAGATATGCACAGGCCATTCTGGATATGGCCGCTGCTGCGCCCGTTGTCTCCGGCGGAGAGGAGGGCTGA